GTCTTCTCACCGCGATCGTCATGGACGAGCACGGATCTCCCATCAATCTCGCTCGCACTGCCCGCACCGTCACCGCGAAACAGAAACGCGCGCTCACCGCCCGCGATCACGGCTGCGCGTTCCCCGGTTGCGGGAAACCCGCAGCGTGGACCGAAGGCCACCACATCTGGCACTGGACCGACGGCGGACCCACCGACATGAACAACCTCGTCCTACTGTGCGGATTCCACCACCGACTCATCCACCACTCCGACTGGGAAGTGTTCATCGCCGCAGACAACCACCCCTGGTTCGTCCCACCCGCCACCGTCGACCCCTACCGAGAACCCCGGCAATCCCACGCCCGAGCCGGCCCCCACATCGCGTAAGCCCACGCATACGAATCCAGCCCCGCACCGAGAACACGGTGCGGGGCTGGACGAGGTCGGGGCGGAGTGCCTCCGTTGAATTGCCGAGGTAGCCTATTACTACTGATTGTGTAGTAGATGGATTGCAGTGGGGGGACCACGATGTTCGACGACGCCTTACCTGTGAGTTCGTCCCAGGCCGACATCTGGATTGCCCAGCAGTTCATGCCCGACGTGCCCTTCACCATTGCGTATTACGTCGACATCGTCGGTGCCGTCGACGTCGACGCGTTGGCCGCCTGCGGCAGCAGAGCGCATCGCGAGTTCTCGTCGTCGACCATGCGGATTTTCGAGGTCGACGGCACTCCGATGCAGCGATTCGTGGACGCGGAGACCGAGGCGGTGGTGGTTCTCGACTTCCGTGGACAGGACCGTCCGGAAGAAGCGGCAATGCAGTGGATGAACGACGACTGTCGAACGCCCTTGTCGATCTACGGCCAGCTGGTGCGGCTCCGCGTCCTCCGCGTCGGGGACGATCGCGTGTTCTGGTACACCAGAGCCCACCACATCGCGCTCGACGGCTATGCCTCGATGAAGGTGCTCGAGCGGGCGGCTGCCCTGTATGCCGCGGTGCAGGGCAGCGTCGAGCCGCCCCAGATCGATCCGACGACGCCGGCGGCACTTCTCGCCGAGGACGAGCGCTACCACGCATCCGCCCGCGCGCGGCGCGATCGGGCGCACTGGGAGTCCGCTGATCTGGGCTATGGCGCACCGTGGGGCCGGAGTGCTCAGCCTGCGTCGGTGCCGATCGTCGTCGGGGAGGATCGGTCGATTTCTGTTTCCGCCCCCGGCCACGCCACGTCGACCGTGGTGATCGCGGCATTCGCGGCCTTCCTCGCACGCATGAACGTTGTAGACGACGTCGATCTCTCGCTGCCGGTCTCGGCACGGCCGACGGCACTGCTGCGCGGGGCCGGGTCGTCGTTGTCGCATGTGGTGCCGCTGCGGTTGCCGAGCGTCGGATCGGCGACGGTGAACAACGTGGTGAAGTCGGCCGAGGTCGCAATCGGGGCTGTCCTCCGACACCAGCGCAGCAGACCGCCGGTGTCCGAGAGCGGGAATGCCCTGCACGCAGGGCGTTTCGGTCCGACCATCAACGTGATGATGTTCGCGAACACCGTGGCCGTCGGTGACTTCGACGGCGAGATCAACATTCTGACCACAGGCCCGGTGTCGGATCTTGCCGTCAACATCTATCCCGGTCGAGGCGGTGCTCGTCCGCGCATCGACTTCGAGGCCAACCCTGCCGCCTACACGCCGAGCGACCTTGCGTGCCGCCACGAACGTTTCCTGCACTTTCTCGACCGCTTCGCCGAATCGAGCTGCGGCGATACGGCAGTGGCCGACCTCGACCTATTCCTGCCCGAGGAGCCACGAACGACACCAGCCTCGGTGGGCGCGGCCGTGACCGAGCAGGGATCTCTGAACGAAACGCTGGCCGCGGCAATCGCCAAGTACAGCAACCGAATTGCGATCCAGGATGCGGCCTTCTCGATCACCTACGGAGAATTGGCCGCACGAGTCGCCGCACTCGCATCCGTCTTGAGTGCCCGAGGAATCGGTACCGAGGACCGGGTCGCCGTGCGCATCGGCCGATCCGTGGAGGGGGTCGTCGCGTTCTGGGCCATCGCACGAGTGGGTGCGGTGTATGTTCCGGTCGACCCGAATCACCCCCTCGAGCGGGCACAGTTCGTGGTGCGGGACAGCGGAGCGGTGTTGGGCCTGTGCACGGGCGGGGGCGAGTTCGGTGACGGGGAGTGGCTGAACCTCGATGACGTTCTCGCGGAGGGTGACCCGGGTGACGAAGCCGCGCCGACGGCACCACACCACGCGGCGTACGTCATCTACACCTCCGGCTCCACCGGCACCCCCAAAGGCGTGGTTGTCACCCACGATGGCATTGCCGCGTTGGTGCAACAGATCAGGAGCAGCTATCACCTCGATGTCGACTCACGAGTCTGTCACCTCGCCTCGCCTGGATTCGACACCGCCATCGTCGAGGTGCTGGCCGCAGCAACCGCGGGCGCGGCAGTGGTGATTGCGCCGGCAGGTAGTTACGCGGGCGCTGAACTGTCGGACCTGATTGCGCAGCAGACAATTACGCATCTGTTCATCACGCCCTCGGTGCTGGCGACGCTGGATCCCGCAGCACTGTCGGGTGTCGGGACCATCATCATCGGCGGTGAGGCGGCACCGCAGGACACGGTGGACCGCTGGTCGGTGGGTCACCGACTGTTCAACGCCTACGGCCCCACCGAGACGACCTGCAGTGTCACGATGACCGCGCCACTGACTTTGGGTAGCGCGGACGGAATCGGTCGAGCCATGGTGGGGGCGGTGATTCACCTTCTCGATCGCACGCTGCGGCCCGTTCCGTCGGGGGCAGTCGGCGACATCTACATCGAGACGCCCGGTGTCGCACGCGGATATCTCGGTCGGACCGCGGATACAGCTGCGCGATTCGTTGCGAACCCGTTCGGCAGCAATGGGAGTCGGATGTTCCGCAGCGGAGATCGGGCGCGGCTGCGCGGTGATGGCACGCTCGAGTTCCTCGGCCGCACCGACGATCAAATCAAGATCCGGGGAAATCGCGTCGAGCTGGGCGAGGTCGACGCCGCGCTGCGGGCGTATCCGGACGTCGCAGCGGCATCATCGGCTTTGCGCCGCAGTCGAGCTGGGGACCTGCGTATCGACGGGTACGTCGTTGCCGCACTCACCGAACATGTGCTCGACACCGAGGATATCCGCAGGGATCTCGCCGGGCGATTGCCTGCCCACATGGTGCCGGCGACCCTCACAGTCCTCAAGGAGATTCCGCTGACGATCAATCGAAAGGTCGACCGCGGTGCCCTTCCTGTTCCGAGGCTGACCACTCCGACGACCGGTACTCCGATCGAGCCGTCCGGTGTCACCGAGGAGATGGTGGCGGCAGTGTTCGCGCGCGTGCTCGGAATAAACGGCATCGATTGCGCCGCTTCGTTCTTCGACCTCGGCGGCGACTCGCTGGCGGCGACCAGAGTGGTCGCATCGGTGCGGGCCGAGGCCTCGGTGGACATCGGAGTGCGAGACCTCGCCGGTGCCCCCTCCGTTCAGGCCTTGGCTACATGTATCGATGAGCGTCGTCTGGTTGGGCGGCAGCAGAATTCGCGTCCCGAACGTGGAATGTCGGAGGGCGTAGTCGCTATCCCGCTCGCGCCGCAGCAACGCCACATCGATCGAAGCGCACGGCTTCCGCTGTACAACCTGCCGTTCACGGTCACGATTTCCGGGGAGTTCCACGCAGCAGCAGCCTTACAGGCGATGACCGATCTGATCGATCGGCACAGCACGTTGCGGACGCGCTATCCGGATGTCGACGGGGTTCCGGTGCAGGCAGTCGAGCCCGATTCGTTTAGGGCGGTACCGAATCTCGATGTTGTGGACTTCGATGACGCCGCAGTGGTGCAGACTCTCGAGCACCCCTTCGACGTGCGCACCGAGTTCCCCATCCGAGCTCGACTGTTCGCAGTAGCACCCGATCGCCACGTGCTCGCGTGCGCCGTGCACCACAGTGCAGTGGACGGCTGGTCGCTCGGGTTGTTGGCGTCGGATTTCGTCATGGCGTATCACGCCAGAATTGCCGGCACCGCGCCGTCGTGGCCTGAATTACCCTTGCAGTACGCCGATTACAGCGTCTGGGCTGCGGACCGCGACGCGTCGGCCGACCTCGACTTCTGGCGCGCGGAATTGGCGGACATACGCAGCTCGAGGAACGTGCCGTTGGACCGCCCTCGTACGCGTGACTGGGACTTCTCCGGCGCTCGCACGTCGCTTCGGTTCGACGCAGCCACCACCGAGAGAATGACCGATCTGGCACAGCGTTGCGGGACCGGACGATTCACCGTTCTCCGCGCAGCACTGTTGATTCTGCTCGCGCAGACGACGGAATCCACCGACATCGTCATCGGAACCCCGGTAGCCGGTCGCGACGACCCGAGACTCGAGCAACTCGTCGGAACATTTACCAACACCGTCGCGATCCGGACGAACATCGCGGCCGCATCGACCGTCGAGGACGTCGTGCGGTCGGCCCGAGCGAGTGAATTACGGGCCTTCGACCACGCGTCGGTGCCGTTCGAGGATGTCGTCGCCGATCTCGCTGCGGACTCGGCGGATGGGCGGCACCCGATCTTTCAGGTGGCGCTGTCGTTGGATGTCTTTGCGACCCAGACCCTCACTACGGGGGACGTGCGCTTCGAGATCACGCCGCGGCCGATCGACATCGCCAAGTGTGACCTTCATTTTCACGTCACCGAACATCGAGACGGCGAAGGGAAGACAGGAGTGGAGCCCGCGGAACGACCCAGGGGCGCTATCTGTACGGACATCGATATCGTCTATCCCACAGCATTGTTCGACGCGAATACCGTTGTGGCACTGGGGCGGCGTCTCGAGCAGATCGTGCATGCGATGGTCGCAGAACCCCACTCGGAGTGGCGAGCTCTGGCAGCACTCGAACCGTCGACGCAACTACTACATGGTGTGTAGCATGTGCGGTGCGTGAGGCGCACGCGACTTCGAAGCCAGCGGGAGAACGCATGCCCACCTTCAACGGTCTACCGGCCCACATTCTGCTCGTTCACTTCATCGTGGTCCTGGCACCGCTCACCGCGATCCTCGCTATCGCCGCCAGCATCTGGACCGGTGTGCGCAGCAGGCTCGTGTGGCTCATCGCAGCCCTGGCGGCGTTCACGCTGGTGCTGACTCCGCTGACGACCGAGGCGGGCGAGTGGCTCGAGAAGCGCGTACCCAAGACCGAGGCGGTCGAACAGCACACCGAGATCGGTGACTGGATGATCTACTTCTCCGTCGGTCTGGTCGTCGTCGCCGCAGCACTGGTGTTCCTGCATCTGCGGGAGCGTCGCGGCAACGCGCCGGTTCGGTGGCAGTCGATTGCGGTGGTGGTCTTGGCCGTGGTGATCGGAGCGACCACAATCGTCCAGGTGTACAGAATCGGTGAGTCCGGCGCTCGCGCCGCGTGGGACGACGTATCGGCGACGGCCGGCGATGAGTGAGCCCGAGCCGAGCCTGCACGAGCACGAACCGCACGGAGATCTGTCCGGTCGACTGAACTGGCTACGGGCCGGGGTCCTCGGTGCGAACGACGGCATCGTGTCCACCGCCGGTCTGGTCGTCGGTGTCGCCGCCGCCACCACCGACCGAGGATCGCTGCTGACTGCCGGTCTCGCGGGTCTCGTTGCGGGGGCCGTATCCATGGCACTCGGTGAGTACGTCTCGGTGAGCACGCAGCGTGATGCCGAGCGTTCGTTGCTGATCAAAGAGCGCCGGGAGTTGGAAGAACAACCCGAGCAGGAATTGGCCGAGCTCGCGGCTCTGTACGAGGCCAAGGGGCTCTCGGCCGACACCGCGCAGACCGTCGCACGCGAACTCACCGAACACGATCCGTTTGCCGCGCACGTGGACGTCGAATTGGGAATCGACCCGGATGCGCTGACGAATCCGTGGCAGGCGGCCGGGTCGTCGGCGGTGTCGTTCGTCAGTGGCGCGCTTCTGCCGCTACTGTCCATCCTGCTGTTTTCCGCGTCGCTGCGCGTCCCGGTGACATTCGTCGTGGTACTGGTTGCTCTGGCCCTGACCGGCAGTATCAGCGCACGTCTCGGCGGTGCGCCCGCTCGGCCGGCAGTGAGCCGGGTAGTCATCGGTGGTGCAATCGCGATGGCTGTCACCTATGCGATCGGCCAACTCGCGGGCGTCGCGGGTATCTGAGATCAGCGGAAAATCGAGGTGGCGGCTTCTCCGGTTTCGGGTGCCACCACATCTTGGACGACGTCGAACAACGCCACCGAGATGACGGTGAATGCGAGGACGAGAACCAGCCCGGCGGCGAGGATTCCGCGGTCGGGACGGTGCCGTGGTGGTTCGCTGAGGGCCTGCACTCGGCGCACGACGTCGCCCCCGGTACTGGCGAGAGCGCGGGTTCCATGGTCGAGGTGGGCCCGCAGCAAAGCAGTTCTGGCTATGGCAGACAACGTATCTCGACGGCCCAGAGCGGCCGCGTTCTCGTCTGCTTGACGCTCCGCGGCATGTCGTACCGTGGCGGACAGCGGCCTGAGAATCGGATCGATCAGGGCCCCGATCTCGCACATCTGGATCCACACGCTGTGACGGTGCCGCAGGTGAGCGCGCTCGTGCTCGATCACCGCGCGTAATTCGTTGTCCGACAAAGCTTCCACGAGGCCGGTCGTGATCACGACGGTACCTCCGCCGGTGGGGACGGCAAAGGCGTCGGGAACGTCGGAGTCGACCACAACGATGCCGCCTGTCGCTCGCGCCTCGTCACCGAATTCGGATGCGATGGACGTGCTGACCACAACGCGTCGAACATGGCGCGCCACCTCGACCGTGCGCCAGAACATCAACGCGCAGAGGATAATTCCCAGCAGCACCCACACAATCTGAGCCGACGCCAGAAGAACCGCGGCCAGCGCGGCCAGGGACGCGGCGACCGCGAACGCGGTGACCATCGACAGGATGGGGAGCAGAACGACTGCGGTCGACGGGTTGAGTCGGCGGTCGATGTGGGCTGCTCCGAATCCCAGCAGCAGCGACAGCACCCACGGCAGCACGGCCACGATCAGGAGCAGGGTCATCGATGCTGCTCGGCTGCGTCAGATTTGGCGAGTAGCTCTCGCAGCGTGGCCTCGTCCTCGGGGTCGAGTGCGGCCACGAAGTTGGCCAGCACGTCCGCACGTTCGGCTCTCGCGCCGAGCTCGGTACGCATCCGCATCGCGGCCCGCAGTGCGGGGATCTCATCGACCGGGGCATTGAGGGTGTAGACGAAGGAACGCCCGCGCCGCTCGCGATCGACGAGGCCTTTGCCGTGCAAGCGCACCAGCGCTGTCATGACAGTGGTGTGAGCGAGCTCCGAACCCAGATGCTCGCGCGCCTGGGCCACCGAGAGTTCCGTGTGCTCGCCGAGCAGCTCGAGGATCGACTCCTCCAACTGTCCGGACGCTCTACGCACTGCGATTCCTCACTCGAGTCGGGTACTTCGAGGATAGGCCAGTTCGATGTCCCTTCACTATCCCGCGGCCTCGAGAATATCGGTCAACGCGTCGATCAAGGCAACCGTGCGCGGTGACGGCGGTCGGCCCTGCATGGTGTGAATCTCGGCGCGACGCTGGGCAAACACCGGATGCACGAGCGGGATGTAGGTCAGGCCC
The nucleotide sequence above comes from Rhodococcoides fascians A25f. Encoded proteins:
- a CDS encoding amino acid adenylation domain-containing protein, which translates into the protein MSSSQADIWIAQQFMPDVPFTIAYYVDIVGAVDVDALAACGSRAHREFSSSTMRIFEVDGTPMQRFVDAETEAVVVLDFRGQDRPEEAAMQWMNDDCRTPLSIYGQLVRLRVLRVGDDRVFWYTRAHHIALDGYASMKVLERAAALYAAVQGSVEPPQIDPTTPAALLAEDERYHASARARRDRAHWESADLGYGAPWGRSAQPASVPIVVGEDRSISVSAPGHATSTVVIAAFAAFLARMNVVDDVDLSLPVSARPTALLRGAGSSLSHVVPLRLPSVGSATVNNVVKSAEVAIGAVLRHQRSRPPVSESGNALHAGRFGPTINVMMFANTVAVGDFDGEINILTTGPVSDLAVNIYPGRGGARPRIDFEANPAAYTPSDLACRHERFLHFLDRFAESSCGDTAVADLDLFLPEEPRTTPASVGAAVTEQGSLNETLAAAIAKYSNRIAIQDAAFSITYGELAARVAALASVLSARGIGTEDRVAVRIGRSVEGVVAFWAIARVGAVYVPVDPNHPLERAQFVVRDSGAVLGLCTGGGEFGDGEWLNLDDVLAEGDPGDEAAPTAPHHAAYVIYTSGSTGTPKGVVVTHDGIAALVQQIRSSYHLDVDSRVCHLASPGFDTAIVEVLAAATAGAAVVIAPAGSYAGAELSDLIAQQTITHLFITPSVLATLDPAALSGVGTIIIGGEAAPQDTVDRWSVGHRLFNAYGPTETTCSVTMTAPLTLGSADGIGRAMVGAVIHLLDRTLRPVPSGAVGDIYIETPGVARGYLGRTADTAARFVANPFGSNGSRMFRSGDRARLRGDGTLEFLGRTDDQIKIRGNRVELGEVDAALRAYPDVAAASSALRRSRAGDLRIDGYVVAALTEHVLDTEDIRRDLAGRLPAHMVPATLTVLKEIPLTINRKVDRGALPVPRLTTPTTGTPIEPSGVTEEMVAAVFARVLGINGIDCAASFFDLGGDSLAATRVVASVRAEASVDIGVRDLAGAPSVQALATCIDERRLVGRQQNSRPERGMSEGVVAIPLAPQQRHIDRSARLPLYNLPFTVTISGEFHAAAALQAMTDLIDRHSTLRTRYPDVDGVPVQAVEPDSFRAVPNLDVVDFDDAAVVQTLEHPFDVRTEFPIRARLFAVAPDRHVLACAVHHSAVDGWSLGLLASDFVMAYHARIAGTAPSWPELPLQYADYSVWAADRDASADLDFWRAELADIRSSRNVPLDRPRTRDWDFSGARTSLRFDAATTERMTDLAQRCGTGRFTVLRAALLILLAQTTESTDIVIGTPVAGRDDPRLEQLVGTFTNTVAIRTNIAAASTVEDVVRSARASELRAFDHASVPFEDVVADLAADSADGRHPIFQVALSLDVFATQTLTTGDVRFEITPRPIDIAKCDLHFHVTEHRDGEGKTGVEPAERPRGAICTDIDIVYPTALFDANTVVALGRRLEQIVHAMVAEPHSEWRALAALEPSTQLLHGV
- a CDS encoding DUF2231 domain-containing protein; its protein translation is MPTFNGLPAHILLVHFIVVLAPLTAILAIAASIWTGVRSRLVWLIAALAAFTLVLTPLTTEAGEWLEKRVPKTEAVEQHTEIGDWMIYFSVGLVVVAAALVFLHLRERRGNAPVRWQSIAVVVLAVVIGATTIVQVYRIGESGARAAWDDVSATAGDE
- a CDS encoding VIT1/CCC1 transporter family protein → MSEPEPSLHEHEPHGDLSGRLNWLRAGVLGANDGIVSTAGLVVGVAAATTDRGSLLTAGLAGLVAGAVSMALGEYVSVSTQRDAERSLLIKERRELEEQPEQELAELAALYEAKGLSADTAQTVARELTEHDPFAAHVDVELGIDPDALTNPWQAAGSSAVSFVSGALLPLLSILLFSASLRVPVTFVVVLVALALTGSISARLGGAPARPAVSRVVIGGAIAMAVTYAIGQLAGVAGI
- a CDS encoding M56 family metallopeptidase, which gives rise to MTLLLIVAVLPWVLSLLLGFGAAHIDRRLNPSTAVVLLPILSMVTAFAVAASLAALAAVLLASAQIVWVLLGIILCALMFWRTVEVARHVRRVVVSTSIASEFGDEARATGGIVVVDSDVPDAFAVPTGGGTVVITTGLVEALSDNELRAVIEHERAHLRHRHSVWIQMCEIGALIDPILRPLSATVRHAAERQADENAAALGRRDTLSAIARTALLRAHLDHGTRALASTGGDVVRRVQALSEPPRHRPDRGILAAGLVLVLAFTVISVALFDVVQDVVAPETGEAATSIFR
- a CDS encoding BlaI/MecI/CopY family transcriptional regulator — translated: MRRASGQLEESILELLGEHTELSVAQAREHLGSELAHTTVMTALVRLHGKGLVDRERRGRSFVYTLNAPVDEIPALRAAMRMRTELGARAERADVLANFVAALDPEDEATLRELLAKSDAAEQHR